TCAATTTCAGCTTATATGGCTTCTCCATCCTGTTGGTGTTGTGAACATGCATTACATTTTCCTTGAACACATTGAAACGCTTGTGCTTCTCACCAAGGCTCGTGGACACCGTGTGGTGGCTCCTCCACCTCTCATACAAGTCCCATAAACTTTCTTCAGAAGCCAAATCTTTTTCGTGAAAATCAAAACCCTCAACAACCACAAGAACCAAAGCAAGCAGGAGAGCACCCGAAAAGAgcttcatttttaaaatttgctaGGATTCAACACAAGATGGGAAAATGTAACCCCTTGGGACATTTATATAGAGAAACGGAATAAAAGACTGAGAAGTGGACAAAAGAAACAATGTATCATAAATGGAGAGGTTACATGTAACTTATCGGCATCAACAATTACTGTAATCAATgaaaaacgaaagaaaagggTTTAAGAACTACGACGAAGCAGATAAGTGGGTCAGTTTTACATCTGCAAGCAAGGCCTTGTTTGAAAACGAGCTGATTCACACATATATGCCTTTGTAAGTGTCAGAAAAAGTAGGAACAGAGATAGTTTTTCAGGTAATTAGAGGTTAAATATATGACGTAAAGATGCGTGCTACACAGAGAGAGGACGAGTATGGTTATTGGTTACTTCTGTAATAGCTCTGAGCCACGACTTGTTGCAAGTGGGAAATAAAGTCCTTATAGCTGCTCTTATCTTTAACCGAAATTCAGATGGTTTGAAATGGTTTTGACGGATTTATTAGTCATAAAGTGAAAAAGCAAACAGagtgaaaaatgagaaattctttAAGTAATCCTATTATTTAGACCGACCATATTGCAGTTGAACTTTAACCGATGATGGAGTTCTTCAAGGTTACAcgtaaagaagaaggaaaagaatgaaaaaactCAAGCAAATGAGAATGCATCTGTTCACAAAGACTGAAGAGATAGTCCATACACCaccatatatcatatataaaatacgtTAAAGGGTATACTTCAACACCCTGCTTATATGATAagttttgatttgtaagattttttaaaatttttttacaaatcaaattatgccaaGTTAACGACGCGATAGGTTGCAAATAGATTTGATTTCGATGataaattttcctttttagttaCAGTTTTGCAGTCATGGATACAAGAGTGACAGAAGAAAGCTCCGAGTTTTGTCGCATAGTTAATTACTTGCCTTTGTCTATCCAATTCTGTTGGCCAATGTAGCAAGAATCGCAAGGCCCTACACCATCAAATATTCTTTCACGGAACTTTTCCATTGGAAAACGCAACCAATACTGATAACACCACCTCCTAACCGCAAAATTGTAAGCATTCCACTTAAGAGTCTTGAGGCATTGCTTGCGGGACAGTAGCGTGGTGTGCTGGGCACCGTCACTTCTACAGTTACACgtaacacatgcacacatgagagagagagagagattgtacGTTTTATTCGTTTCTTGATGGCCACAAAGGCCCTTCGATTGCCAGAACTTGAGTGTATGGCAATTTCCTTTGATAGGGACAAAAAATGACACGATTTCCCAcagattaataaaataagaacatGGGTGTTTTGCGATTGTAATCCATCCCCTTACAGGAGCTATCAAGCTACAAGCCCCGATATCTGGTAAATAAAGATGATTTAGACAAGCAGTTGCTGTATGTCATCCAAAATAAACCTCAATTCCAGTGCCGAATGGTTACGAgctaggagaaaaaaaaaaaaaaattagtttcctCAATTGTAGCAATTTTTGTCACAgcaaaggaggaagaaaaatgaAGCCGGTTCTAAAGTACAGGTTTACAGTAAGTGGTCAAATTCAGACATAAACATAAACTCTAAAcccgtttggttatacaataagatgaaatattttaaatagtaaataataaaatattattataatataattttttaatattaattttgtatttagatttgaaaaaattaaattatttattatattttgtatagaaatttgaaaaagttgtaataataaattgagataaagatgagatgaaatattttggatTTTGGTAACCAATATGCACTAGATTATAGAAGATCgttttcttttcgtttcttCTCTTGTGGGAGAATAAATCACAGATACGAGTTTAGAACAATGAACATCTACACCAACCCAACACCTAGTTAGCTTGTATACAATGTGTATATTTATCGtatgaaaataaagagaaaagaacTTGGCCAGCCAGCCAGCCAATCTTGACACTGAGCATTAACAATTTACCAGACTCCATGTCCCCCGCTTATCATATTGACACTATACATATCATGACCAGGTACAAATAATTCCATTCTTGTCTGCCGAGGCTAGAGGTTTCCCAAGCCCACTCCATGAACAACACAGTACAGGAGAAGTGTGTTCCCTGAGAGTGCTGACAATATCAGCTTTAGAAATGGACCAAATATAAACAGCTCCATCGGCGGATCCAGCAGCTACATAGTTGTCATCTGGACTGATACAGGATCGGCTCCAATTTGATGCCACTCTGTTTCCTATCGCTCTAAGTGTGCCACAAACTTCTAGCGATCGCATATCAAACAAATTATGCAAGTTGTCCCTTCCACTAGTCAATACTACATTTCCATTTCGAGACAAAGAGATAGATGTAACAGCAAGTGAATGTGCGGCAACTTCACTAAGTAGCTTTCCTGAGTGAATGTCCCATAAACGAAGATTCCCATCAACATGACCAGAACAGATGGTTTGTCCGTCCATGCTGAAGCAAAGAGCATTACAGTTGCTGGGGAAAATGATTGTGTTGATGCAGTAACCCTTATTCAAGTCCCAAACTTTTATGGTACGATCGTAAGCAGTACTGACAACATGACGACTTGAGATTTTGCTTACATCTACAGCACAAACTTTATCTGTGTGACCAGTAAGAGTATGGCGTACACGACCTGAATTGACATCCCATACATATAAGTTGTTTGAGCTGCTTGCAGCAATGACAGATCTATTATCATGGGTAATGGTAAGATCAAGAACAGACCCAAGGCAACCATAAAGAGTATGACTTAATGATCCAGTGCTCGTGTCCCACATCTTGATTGATCGGTCCTGTCCTCCACTAATGAGTTTGGAGGAATTGTACTCAAACAATATGGAGGCACAACCACCTTCATGGGCATGTATCCTCTGCTTGCATAGGGAGGGAACAGTTGACTCCACAAAGAATTCAGCACCATCTTCATTTCGGCGAACAACACCATCAACCTGCTGCCTAGCAAGATTTTCTAAACCACTGGCCTTGAGCCGATTAACCATTTCGTCATAAAGTGCATTTACCTAAAAAGATCATATAAATTCAAGCAAGGAAAGTTACTTGGTAAGTACAGTaggtagaaaataaataatcctAAACTCATCTACAATCATGGGAAACTGGAAAAGAACTCCAAATAGCatcaattattcatatattactcataaaaaaaaaatttcttcataTACCAGAAGactaaaaaaattgacaaatttcaaactaaaataatgagGACACCAAAATTGATTACAGCACCAATTAAccaccctccctccctccctagTAGCCAATTATGTATTGCCATTAAACTGTACCTAATTTCAATTCCATGCTTTAAATTGCAACATGACAATAATACCTCATTGAGCCGTTCAGCATCCTGCATCTTCTGCAGCATCCAGCGATCAACTAACATCTTATTTTCAGCCTCAGCATTCTTAGCTTTAATAGTCATCTCTTCCAGTTGAGCTTTGAGTTGATGGTTCTCACATATAAGCAATTCTAAAGCTTTTATCTTTTCTTCCAAGTCTGCCTTCAATTGAAAACATTCATCCCTGCAGCATGTAACTAAGTTGGAATCATCCaatttttttatcggtaaataagattttattgattttaggaataggcaaaagcccaattacatgggttatatacaagagcaacacctaggAGTTGGAATTATCCATTCACCCAACACCGTGAAAGTCTCAAGAGTATTGGTCTAgt
This Carya illinoinensis cultivar Pawnee chromosome 11, C.illinoinensisPawnee_v1, whole genome shotgun sequence DNA region includes the following protein-coding sequences:
- the LOC122282827 gene encoding autophagy-related protein 16, with the protein product MSQDQIAREAIKHALKSLRKRHLLEEGAHSPAFIALSRPIVSQGSEWKEKAENLELELQQCYKAQSRLSEQLVVEVAESRASKASLQEKEAAVSNLQAELTQTRDECFQLKADLEEKIKALELLICENHQLKAQLEEMTIKAKNAEAENKMLVDRWMLQKMQDAERLNEVNALYDEMVNRLKASGLENLARQQVDGVVRRNEDGAEFFVESTVPSLCKQRIHAHEGGCASILFEYNSSKLISGGQDRSIKMWDTSTGSLSHTLYGCLGSVLDLTITHDNRSVIAASSSNNLYVWDVNSGRVRHTLTGHTDKVCAVDVSKISSRHVVSTAYDRTIKVWDLNKGYCINTIIFPSNCNALCFSMDGQTICSGHVDGNLRLWDIHSGKLLSEVAAHSLAVTSISLSRNGNVVLTSGRDNLHNLFDMRSLEVCGTLRAIGNRVASNWSRSCISPDDNYVAAGSADGAVYIWSISKADIVSTLREHTSPVLCCSWSGLGKPLASADKNGIICTWS